The Candida dubliniensis CD36 chromosome 2, complete sequence genome contains a region encoding:
- a CDS encoding epsin, putative (Similar to S. cerevisiae ENT2;~In S. cerevisiae: Epsin-like protein required for endocytosis and actin patch assembly; contains clathrin-binding motif at C-terminus.): MSKLVRSIKNVAGGYSSAQRVVRNATSNDPTGPTTFDMEEISSFTYQSQTEFMEVMDMLDRRLNDKGKNWRHVAKSLTVLDYLVRYGSDKCVLWAKDNLYIIKTLREFVHFDETNNDQGAIIRVKAKELVSLLRDDERLKQERANAKKNRRYRSYDDDGGDDFDSDRRRRNREDRPRRDEPYDAELQRALELSRITAEEEQNRNREDENDPELEAAIKLSLEEEEMRKQNNNLLDLNDETPQQQQPQYYLATGFYQQQPQFYAQQTQAQPFQQYDRFGNPIQNPMETGLYNQQAYYQQQQQQQQQQFQPNQFTGFNYAQPQAQPEPLQSLKTGSNNPFAISSGSDNTNKPPTQSLNSLAQEQQQQQQQPQFFTQPTTAPLKQQNTSSSRFNETHELNDLLTQGTGLDTFGNTGDTRIPHQHTKTQNFINSSGTGYKQTNNEPIRLSSNATGNPFLNTGIGYQGATQQPQQQQVAQINPAYTGYGFGNAQPQPQPHQQQSRNGNDGPSLIDI, from the coding sequence ATGTCGAAGCTTGTACGctcaattaaaaatgttGCTGGAGGATACTCCTCAGCTCAACGAGTTGTCAGAAATGCCACTTCCAACGACCCCACTGGACCTACTACGTTTGATATGGAGGAAATATCATCATTCACATACCAATCACAGACAGAATTCATGGAGGTTATGGATATGTTAGATCGTCGTCTCAATGATAAAGGCAAGAATTGGAGACATGTGGCTAAATCATTGACGGTATTGGATTATCTAGTTCGTTATGGATCAGACAAATGTGTGTTATGGGCCAAAGACAATCtttatattattaagaCATTAAGGGAATTTGTCCATTTTGATGAAACAAACAATGATCAAGGTGCAATTATTAGAGTTAAAGCTAAGGAATTGGTATCACTTTTAAGAGACGATGAGCGATTAAAACAAGAGCGTGCAAAtgcaaaaaagaatagaCGTTATAGAAgttatgatgatgatggtggcGACGACTTTGATTCTgacagaagaagaagaaatagagAAGATCGTCCAAGAAGAGACGAGCCTTACGATGCTGAGCTACAACGGGCATTAGAATTGTCAAGAATAACtgctgaagaagaacaaaatCGTAACAGAGAAGATGAAAACGATCCTGAATTGGAAGCAGCAATTAAGTTGTcattggaagaagaagaaatgagaaaacaaaataacaatttattggatttgaaTGATGAAACACcacagcagcaacaacctCAATATTATTTAGCAACCGGATTCTACCAGCAACAACCGCAGTTTTATGCCCAACAAACCCAGGCACAACCATTCCAACAATATGATAGGTTTGGTAACCCAATACAGAATCCAATGGAAACAGGATTATATAATCAACAGGCCTactatcaacaacaacagcaacagcaacaacaacagtttCAACCAAACCAGTTTACTGGTTTCAACTATGCTCAACCACAAGCTCAACCTGAACCTTTACAGTCATTAAAAACAGGATCCAATAATCCATTCGCCATATCTTCTGGGTCAGACAATACCAACAAGCCACCAACTCAATCGTTGAACTCTTTAGCCCAAgaacaacagcagcaacagcaacaaccaCAATTCTTTACCCAACCAACCACTGCCCCACTCAAGCAACAAAacacatcatcatcaaggTTTAATGAAACTcatgaattgaatgatttattgACACAAGGAACTGGATTAGATACGTTTGGTAACACTGGAGACACTAGAATCCCTCACCAACATACAAAGACAcaaaattttataaattcgAGTGGAACTGGATATAAACAAACTAATAATGAACCAATTAGATTAAGTTCCAATGCTACAGGTAATCCATTTCTTAATACTGGTATTGGATATCAAGGCGCTacacaacaaccacaacaacaacaagtagCACAAATCAATCCTGCTTATACTGGGTATGGATTTGGTAATGCTCAACcgcaaccacaaccacatcaacaacaatcccgtaatggtaatgatgGCCCAAGTTTAATAGATATTTAA
- a CDS encoding DNA repair protein, putative (Similar to S. cerevisiae RTT107;~In S. cerevisiae: Protein implicated in Mms22-dependent DNA repair during S phase, DNA damage induces phosphorylation by Mec1p at one or more SQ/TQ motifs; interacts with Mms22p and Slx4p; has four BRCT domains; has a role in regulation of Ty1 transposition.;~In C. albicans: protein similar to S. cerevisiae Esc4p, which represses transposition; transposon mutation affects filamentous growth.) yields the protein MFQNCNFLIIKSKQLTQDKDISQLLFANNVANIYIKDDFDNSKNYMDPPKITHIISNTIDFIEHELAIKSMIPIVTPSWVYDSISNQKMQNIRTYNPDPAYFFKDCFICCADNLPPGDKELIYAAAQAFGGGFLDNITKYTTHLIAMDISNEKSILASSIIHDDNDSNNGDLPSIKIVLPHWIDHCITMGKRLNEEDYLLPDAKILHDESNDVLKNEILPEVLNDSLPKNEVDPELQFFKNKKFYINSDFNLSQRSSNALKFVIERHGGSIQKKFDVNEIDIYLGKFRQGDTYKKSCASNRIIVGNLQWLYFILVSKSWTLPLHSNILYYPRPATPLNGLEGLKISITNYSGEARSYLSKLITTMGGVFTKTLTKENDYLVCGKAEGRKFDAALNKWVDSEGNSEIKVVNHLWLEDCYVEWRKVDSGLDKYKNFGDDSIGMEPWVGRAHLDAEVLKLWYEDEEKSASDGSANIDDSMSEDESTQSRRGATTTTKQQLDNSQVSELVNVEEKNDVTPSSSQPAKQQVSPMSVTSNKTLKSTTETTPELKLSPAQKEFSPEPLTSPIVATATNNFSSRYGGRSAAKKAAAKLHDNMSDLIAYQEMAKSSRKMKSYMDQLEGSLTPSKKRKHTDKEEGEDDEEEEEEEEVENLDETKESSQSGISKAKKPTHYHIIAIMTGCEQIIELNKSDLQKLQAIGIKIVNDVDKSSLLNTVIAPKILRTEKFLRSLSKVDKIIHPDYLVNVINHISKGENVLKEYRIDDYSLDKINKNTNLELGYPTSVKINGITKLLSHDKKGKLFSGMNFNLSSNLNGGIDVISRILKDHGMNHYKEIKTSINLNKSLIETDYNGGDKKIILIVNKTKDNKLTNSFKKSIRSGIILEWDWCVKSIFKMELQDIKKFQI from the coding sequence ATGTTTCAAAATTGTAATTTCTTAATAATCAAGTCTAAGCAATTGACCCAGGACAAAGATATATCTCAATTATTGTTCGCAAATAATGTTGCCAACATTTATATCAAAGATGACTTTGACAACTCCAAAAACTATATGGACCCACCAAAAATAACTCACATAATATCCAACACAATTGACTTTATTGAACATGAACTAGCtataaaatcaatgattCCTATAGTGACTCCTTCATGGGTTTATGATTCAATTAGTAATCAAAAAATGCAAAATATCAGAACTTATAATCCCGACCCAGcttattttttcaaagattGTTTCATATGTTGTGCTGATAACTTGCCTCCAGGTGATAAGGAATTGATTTATGCAGCTGCCCAAGCATTTGGAGGAGGATTTTTGGATAACATCACCAAGTATACCACCCATTTGATAGCTATGGACATATCTAACGAAAAATCGATTTTGGCATCGAGTATTATTCATGACGACAATGATAGTAATAATGGAGATTTACCCAGTATTAAAATTGTTTTACCTCATTGGATAGATCATTGTATAACAATGGGGAAAAGATTGAATGAGGAGGATTATTTGTTGCCCGATGCAAAAATATTACATGATGAATCGAATGATGTGTTGAAAAATGAGATTTTACCAGAAGTATTGAATGATTCCTTACCAAAAAATGAAGTTGATCCTGAATtgcaatttttcaaaaacaaaaagtttTACATAAATtctgatttcaatttatctcAACGGTCGTCTAACGCATTAAAATTTGTAATAGAACGACATGGTGGTCTGATCCAAAAAAAGTTTGAtgttaatgaaattgatatcTATTTGGGGAAATTTCGACAAGGTGATACTTATAAAAAAAGTTGTGCCAGCAATAGAATCATTGTCGGGAATCTACAATGgttatattttatattggTGTCTAAGAGTTGGACACTACCTCTACATTCAAATATCTTGTATTATCCTCGACCAGCAACACCTCTTAATGGTTTGGAGGGgttaaaaatttcaattaccAATTACAGCGGAGAAGCTCGGTCCTATTTGAGCAAGCTAATCACTACAATGGGAGGTGTTTTTACCAAAACCTTaactaaagaaaatgattatCTTGTGTGTGGGAAGGCTGAAGGTAGAAAATTTGATGCTGCTTTGAACAAATGGGTGGATTCCGAAGGTAATCTGGAAATCAAAGTTGTAAACCATTTGTGGTTGGAAGATTGTTACGTTGAATGGCGAAAAGTTGATAGTGGTCTTGACAAGtataaaaattttggtgatgattcaattggaaTGGAACCATGGGTTGGACGAGCACATTTGGATGCAGAAGTTTTGAAACTATGGtatgaagatgaagaaaaatcagCTAGTGACGGTTCAGCAAACATTGATGATAGTATGAGTGAAGATGAATCCACCCAAAGTCGAAGAGgtgctactactactaccaaGCAACAATTGGACAATTCCCAAGTATCTGAACTTGTGAACgtagaagaaaagaatgatGTCACTCCGTCATCACTGCAACCAGCAAAACAGCAGGTATCCCCAATGTCTGTAACTTCTAATAAGACCTTAAAATCAACCACTGAAACCACTccagaattgaaattgctGCCAGCACAGAAAGAATTCTCCCCAGAACCTTTAACATCGCCAATAGTAGCAACAGCGACGAATAATTTTTCCTCGAGATACGGAGGACGATCGGCTGCTAAAAAAGCAGCTGCCAAACTTCACGACAATATGTCTGATTTAATCGCTTATCAAGAGATGGCAAAGAGTAGTCGTAAAATGAAAAGTTATATGGATCAGTTGGAAGGATCATTGACGCCTCTGAAAAAAAGGAAGCATACCGACAAGGAGGAGGGGGaggatgatgaagaagaagaagaagaagaggaagtAGAAAATCTTGATGAAACTAAAGAACTGAGTCAATCTGGAATTCTGAAAGCCAAGAAACCTACACATTACCACATTATTGCAATAATGACGGGTTGTGAACAAATTatagaattgaataaatctgatttacaaaaattacAAGCCATAGGTATCAAAATAGTTAATGATGTGGATAAAAGTTCTTTACTCAATACAGTGATTGCGCCCAAAATATTACGTactgaaaaatttttaagaAGCCTTAGTAaagttgataaaattattcATCCAGATTATTTGGTCAATGTAATTAATCATATATCAAAAGGAGAAAACGTTCTTAAGGAATATagaattgatgattattccttagataaaatcaataaaaatacaaatttgGAATTGGGATATCCAACAAGTGTGAAAATTAATGGTATAACGAAATTACTTTCTCATGATAAAAAGGGTAAATTATTCCTGGGGatgaatttcaatttatctaGTAATTTGAATGGTGGAATTGATGTTATTTCTCGTATATTGAAAGATCATGGAATGAACCattataaagaaattaaaacttcaattaatttgaataaatcattaattgaaacTGATTATAACGGTGgtgataaaaaaataattttgattgttaATAAGAcaaaagataataaattgactaatagttttaaaaaatcaattagaTCAGGAATAATTTTAGAATGGGATTGGTGtgttaaatcaatattcaaaatgGAATTACAAGATATTaagaaatttcaaatatga